The nucleotide sequence ttttttaactatatctATATCTTTTACTCAGAGCTTAAATTTAGgttaaaaaatagatttcgttaaagtttgttttatttttttctagaaagtCATTTAGGACACCTTGTtagaaaagttaaaaattttcacCTAAAAGTGTCCATGGCATGGCGGCAAAGTATTAAAACCAATTATATCATGAGAGTCTTTATAAGGGTCCAAATGTTTCTAATAGGTCGCACATACGTGcaccaaattcaaattcaaaatgtttattaaaggatacttcatatcgcttaataattgtcaaatcatttggtttcacaacattggttgacgtcaaataaattacttaaaactaagtttactgccgcttccaaggcgttactgcagaagaagcggtaacaaactgcactgcagcattttcttcaacaacgtcaacttcacaccCTTGATAGAACCTTCATATGCTGTTTCGTATAACCATATATTTAGTTTGAATTCAACAAaacaatgaatttaaaatttgaaaaatattatgtgttcacattttttaatagcAAAAATGCATCAATAAACATATGTTATATCGGTTAATCAAGGAAACCTAAATCACGGCAACTACTAACCTTTCAACTAAAATCAAAGTTACAATTCTACATTCGACATACgatgtaagaaaataaaagaagctgtcttttaatttcgtttgttttttaagaaacaaagcgtaaacatacatttatatactaGGTGCTTAAATTAGATCGACTTGATACTTGATTGAAATAGACATTGTTATCATAACTTTATTGATTAAACAAAATCTTACAAAGAACAAAACAGTATTGCAGAAGCGGACGTGACCATGAAGATATAATCAATGCAGgaagaattgaaattaaagataccgaggattaaaaaaaatacttatttaagtgTGTGACGTGACGTTGATGTGATAAAAGgcgatctttttttttaggcgatgggctagcaacctgtcactattaaaatcgttattctatcataatgctgaacgtggcctatcagtcttttcaagactagtggctctgactaccccgcaaggaatatagacgtatctttatgtatgtatgtatatattttagtgTATAGTCCACTATTGATAGTCCATGATATTGATAGTATCGATACTATTGCTGCTTACCTTGCAACTAACTACCGACAATATCGATAGTATTAATCGGAGTTTTCTTTTGAAGGATCGATCGATAGTGAAGATAGTTCGGCAACGCTTCCTTATTtgataaacttatttaattgtttatttattcccGTTTGCTGCAGAGCCTAagccatatatttatttcaaattgctGCAGGATCCAACACCTATTTCCAAATTTCTATATAGTCGCATGCAGAGAtcgattacaaaaataataaattacttaagtcCTAGGATAGCTAAAACCTTGACATACTTCTTTGAAGTTCTTTTTTCTCGATTAACGTAAAAGTATTTAACTTTTGTTAACACGGTCTCTGGAGGGGAGTgatgtaggcaaccttctttatGTACGCCAtagcgacggttgccatggttttGTTGGTTAGGAAATAATGTTAGAGtttttcttcaatttatttcagtttatatttattgtcaaatatttttaattttatttccataataaagtactttaaatttgattatttctgTCCTCTTTTCTTTGGTTAACTTAACTTTGcgactatacttcctacatcgatgacatttaataattaactagCTGTCACGGCAGGGCATTTTAacgtaatttctagttaaaaaaatgctaagggtggacaacccttatcactaagggatatgaaaaatagatgttggccgattctcagacttACTCAAtagctcacaaaatttcatgagaatcgccGTTTCGAAGGAGTACAGGAACGAACAATGTGacatgagaattttatatataagactaGTCAAGATAGCCAAATTCGCGGTAGCTGTCAaccaaattttcaattttgcgTTTGAACAAAGCAACTGATTCCTGGTCTAAAGAAGATGTTTGTATTGTTGCTGATATATCTTGTAAATCTTGATTAGATTCCATTGCCTCTTTCATTTTAGCGGCATCTTCTGTTTTTCTTATTAACACTGTCAATAATAATATCGAAGAAGAGAAAAATACTTTAGAGTATCTTCGTAAATCAGCATCGAGTTGATCCCTCGGGTACACGTAGTTGGCTTTTAAACCAAAGTTGGCCAAACATTTGTCCAATTCAGAGTGATAAAAGTCTATCCATTCGTAATAATGTTGATGCCTTGTATTGTGGTCTGTACTGCTGAATATCATGTACTGCAGATCAGTTACTGGGCTTGCAATTTTAGATAATTGGTAGTCAATTAAAACGGCTTCAACTGGAATATTTTCCtgtaatgaaataattgattgataattatttacatgctTTAAAGAATCCATTTTTGAAGTCAGAGGCTTGATGAAAATTGATTAATTGATCGGCTCAATcgcaatttctttttatacttttaataacaagaattaatattaaaaatcacgTATAGCTTCTGCATACTCTTTTACATTAAGCATTCATCAGTCTGTAAAACTTTTATCAAGGaccatctttattttttgtaatggctCAAGGTACTCTTTTCCATTATCTCCGTATTAATCCTTTCAGTAATTACCAtaaattttcagtttatttcACTATATTGTGTGTTTTAATACACGTAACACTGCGATTAACTTAATCGATAGATATAATCTATGTTGATAAGTTATACATATAGAATTTTTTAACCACACGTATTCATTTGGTTTATTAACCTATTAGAAGAATGATTTAACACTGTACGAAATATACTATTTACGGCCgctgtttgaaataaaattaaagtaaataattcattttattaccaTATCAACTGTAACCTTCGTGTTATTCTGAAATAAACAtgtacaaacttttgcattttaatattaagtagaTACCTAGTAAGAAGATAAAAGATATAGTAAGTAGATACCTAGTAAGAAGATACACCCACCTCTAAACGGAACATGAAGTTGTTGGTCCATCCATCACCATGAATAACTACAGAATATCTCAAATTACGCTCATATTTGAATATCTTCGCACTATGCTCGACTAGTTGAGATATACTCCCACGAACTGCCTTTTTATAAACGTCACTATCCAATATCGAAATCGTATCTCTCTCAATACTAGCTAAATACTCCCGAAATTCAGGATTAGCGCTCAACAATGCGAAGAAATCTTGAAACCTTTTACTGTAGGAATCGAATTTATCTGGATCTTCTTTCTTCAATGCAAACGATAAGGAATGCAGTAGTGCAAATTTCTTGAGAATCTGTTTAACAGCTTCATTTGTCAAGGGAGTAAAACGGTCAAGCATTTCGAAATTTGATTCTTTCAAATTCTCCAAAAGTAAGATTTCGTTTAATGGCTCCATCAAAGTTCCGTAACATTCAGGAGAACGGAAAAATTCTTCTTCTGATATACCTGCAGCACGTTGTAAGTCAACAAATTTAGGCAAGACTTCATTATACATGAGGCACTCGTTTCCAAAAAGTACAACTGTGCCCATAGTAGCTCTCACAATTTCGTTAGTAGGTGCAACTTTTGCTATCATATCAAATGTTTGTCCATTTTCAAGTACTGCTataatcttcttaaaattagCAACATAATTATCACCAGCTTTTCCGAGGGTTTCTATTTGAACCTTTTGAACTTTAAGTcctcttttttgtaatagttcaCTTATGAACTCCCTTTGGCGTGGTGATAAACTATCAACTTCTCCTTCAAACGTGAATTCTGCCATGTTTCCTTAAATGTAAGTTCACTTTAAATTCCATACATATTCAATTGACTTATATACTTCCCTTAGCTTATCAgctatgataaaattaatcatataattttttatcgtCGATAGCATTCCACTTGATTAATATGTTGTACAGAGCCATGTGGCTCCCGGCATTTAAAAATCAAGAAGAATATCTTTTGCATGGTtatcatcattaaaccatacagctaaacggggcctttaagtcttttttaCCGCGCAATGTACCACGTAgttgatatagacgtgattatatgtatgtatgttgtacataataacttttttcaataaatttcttGAGTTGCTTTGGTTGGGTgtcataatatgtatattatgacaccttaattattataagccTAACAACAAGTCAACCATTACAATCGATATTGAAGTTTTCATCTTCTTTAACATCCTCATGAAAAGATCATTGGACTCCTATGGAGTCTTCCTAACTGAAAACTACATTTCTTAGGTAACTACGTAGTTTGCAACCGTGTTTAGATGATTATTTGTGACCGCGCATCAGCAAGTATCAGACTATCTTTaatgtatatacattatatacttatttctctttttttgtGGGCGAAGGACTGGTaatctgtcacaatttgaatctcaattccatcttaaagtcCTACAGCTTAatgtggcctctcagtcttatcagaactcttggctctgtctacccctttaGAAATATAGACGAaactatatgtacgtatgtatctTTTGCCCTCAACAACAGTTGATATTCTTTCTGATGTTACGTAGCTTCTAAACTAAAAACGCTATTAGCCACCTTGGGTAAAAAAACCTTAATGAACTCAACACTTTCACATTACTACAAggtttgtatgaaataaaaaagtaagttttgaagtgttatttaaaaatgtattcaaGTTCCtggtgattttttattataatcttcATACTATAgtcaaaataatcaaaatttactgtattatactaaaacttaattttctttagttATCATCTAGTCAAGATAACCAAACTCGTTATAACTATCGATTAAATTTTCCAtcttatttttgaataaaacaacGTATTCTGGGTTTAAGTTGGCTGATTGTACTGTTTCCATTAGTTCTTTTAATTCTGCGTTAGAACTCATTGCCTCTTTCATTTTAGAAGCATCTTCTGATTGCCTTATTAACACATTAAAGACCATGATTGCGGTACAGAATGACACTTTCGAGTATCTTCGCAAATCAGCATCGAGTTGTTCCCTGGGATATACATCACTCgcttttaaatcaaaattgttCAGAGATTTATCCATTTCAGAATGGTAATAATCGAGCCATTCGTAAAAATGTTCATGACGTGTGATGTGGTCTGTTGAACTAAATAGCAGGTACATGAGGTCATTGACGGGATTTCCAACCTTGGACATTTGGTAGTCAATCAAAATAGCTTCCACCGGCACGTTCTCCTGAaacaagataataataatcgaGTAAGTAGTGCAAACATGGTATAGAAAAGAATTAAAGTATCATTTCACAGTAATATAATGCACAGcaagttttgataaaataacagAATAAACGAGAAAAAAAGGAGTGAAATGCTTTCATATAGATAGCAGGTGATGGGCGTATGTCAAGAATTGTACTCTGGAATCCTACAGACGTCTTTAACAGAAGTGACAAAATTCCATGCTCTCAAACCTATATTTTACCAACACTAAATTTTGGATTTAAGTTACATCATTGATATAAGTGTGAAAATTAATAAGGGTTGTTTAATactgattaaaataattaatttttctataacCCACCTCTACACGAAAGAGAATGTTGTTGGTCCATGCATCGCCGTGTGTTACTACAGAATATCGAAGGTCCTTTTCAAGAGCGGATATCTTCTGCCAATGCTCCGCCAATTTAGAGATAGTACCACGAACTGCTCCTTTGTAAAAGTCACTATCCAACATTGaaatcatgcctttttccATATTATCTAAATATGCTTGGAAATGTTGTTTACCGCTCAACTTTGAATAGAAATCTTGAAGCTGTTTACTGTAAGCTATGAATTTATCAGGATCTTGTTTCTTCAATGCAAATGATAAAGAATGTAAAACAGCAAAGTTTTTAAGAATATGCCTTATACTTTCATTAGTTAAAGGCGTAAATCGATCAAGCATCTCAAACTTTGAATCCTTAAGATCTTCCAAAAGTAAAATTTCACTCAAAGGTTCCATCAAAGTCCCATAACATTCAGCAAAACGAAAACATTCTTCATGGGACAAACCAGCAGCTTTTTGTAACGCTGTAAATTCAGGCagtatttcattatatatGATACACTCGTTTCCGAAAAGTACACTTGCATTCATTGTTGCtcttaatatttcatttgttgGTGCCACTTTTGctatcattttaaatatttttccattatCGAGTACTGCAGTTATCTTCTTGACATTTGCAATGTAATTATCGCCGGCTTGTCCAAGTGTTTCTATCCGAACTTTCGTAGCTTTAAGTCCTCTTGTTTGTAGAACTTCGGTTACtaaatctttttgtttttgggtCAAAATTTCTACTTCACCTTCAAACTTAAATTCTGCCATGTTTATTCAGATGTCTGGACACTATGAGTTTGAAGCTGAAACAAATAAGTCttatataaagtatatttgACCTTGATATAGCTAACGgtcttgataaaattaataatttaaatttttatcacaatGATTGTTCACTTGTtgtagattaaaaattaaaataaacaattacaaaTGGAAATTCTActccttttaatattttcttattcaaagaaaataaaaaaagggcGCTCACATATTATTGGATAATGAGTTTTATATGCCTTAAtgaacttaaatttatatcagTGCAGACTTGCGCACTAATACCACcaggaaaaaatatatacatacatacatacatacatataatcacgtctatatcccttgcggggtagacagagccaacagtcctgagcggactgataggccacgttcagctatttggctttaagatagaattgagattgattaaaatatatattttacttcaaaGTATCATCATTTTAATGCTCTTTATCAATTATCAAAACACAATAAGCGGACTTAATAATAAACGTATAAAATACCAATTAGCTATTAAGTACATAGGTCGAACGGAAAATTTTAACGTGGTTGTTAAGAAACAGGGTAatcttatacatttatatgattcttgtgtcacaatgtttgttccCGTTCTCcttcgaaacggcttgaccgatgttgtgagcatattgagtaggtctgagaatcggccaacatctatttttcaaacCACTTAATGATAAAGGTTGTCCAccctttacattttttttaactagaaattacttaaaagttatttatatggcaaaacaacatttgccgggacagcatgtaattttaaaataatctttaacaaatatacttaattcTGAATGAcgcgaaataagtatgcaggaatagtaaaaagtagaaagatgttATCTCCAAGAAAGAGGactgattttatgaatgaaaatatacttatacaaaaacGAAATGAATGGGCAGCAGTATTCAAAATTTGAAGAAACAAGACTGCGACGTGCAGATGATAAGTTTACTTAATAAAgatgttacaaacaaaaaaaaagtattagaAGTAAGCCTTATTATAACTGATCATCAAGACTTAAAAGGAAGTGAATATGTTAGCAACCAGCCGGCTACTACAACTAGGGCTATCTTTAATTCTAGatctaattatatataaaaaatatttattatatataaaaaataataaaaaataaaataatagtataaaaaatatttattttatcttttacaatattttttcttacgtACTCAATGTGACTTAATTACTTTGATGATAATCATGGTAATAAggcaaaaataatgttattcatCATGATCGTTAAATATACTTTTGGaagtgttaaaatattaacgtCATGATTCCGTTCCTTAagaatgactttgaatttttccGTTGGTATAAAATACATTCTTAGGCGGTTATATAAATAGGTGGAATGTGGATGATGAAGTGGAGAAATGTAGTCTCTCTCTTCCTACttttccattttatttaattttattcactttttccattttatttaatttttttcactttttatttacgCAAAAGTAAAGTCAAAAGCAATTAGAAATTTTGGCATTAACAACAAGCAGCCTTTAGTTTGGATGCGAGAttcttattttgtaagtaaatgtTCCAGGATCGAATCTTGGCacagtgaaatattttatttttgtggttattccaatttttttttcttttattttatgaatcccaactaatattataaatgcgaaagtttgtttgttttttgtctcTTCACGTGTTATCTACTAaccaatattcttgaaatttgGCGTATACATAACTTGCTTTAGTGCGGGACTTAATTCCCGGGAAAATTGTGGGAAAAAGCCTATGTCACTtccgaaggtctattctatttaTGCGCCAAATTTCGTGAGAATAAGTCCAATTGCTTTTTAGtatattcgttacaaacatacaaaaatacaaatattttctctttattatttgcgTGGACTAAGATGAATCTGGAGAAAGACGTCGGGTACTTTTCATAAATGCCGCAAATACTATAATTCCTgtaggatttgcgaaaaaattTTGGTCTTTTGGCGGGTGGCGGTAAAATCGCGCGGGCTAAACGGCTTTTTCTCAATAGATGgtggttttttaaatatgggtTTCAGGAattctaataatttttaattacgcGAAAGTACGGCGAAAGCTACTTACTTACAGGCTCTTCGCAAGAAGGAATACTCACTCTTTCTGCCCACCCCTATTGGATGATTGATTTATATGGATATCAGTGCATTATGATAAGATATATTACCCATCAAATAAATGGATTTAAGTATCTGACCTCCTGCCTCTCTACAAGCCCTctaggatgaataattttccccgttttttttttcacattttccattatttcttcgttctGATAGTTGCaccgtgatgttatatagcctaaagccttcctcgttaaatgatctattcaacacaaaaataatttttcaattcgaaccagtagttcctgagattagcgcgttcaaacaaacaaacgcttcagctttataatatcagtatagaCTAGACTAGCTGtccccggcaaacgttgttttgccatataaataattaccatAAAAACGATTCTTGTGGGTTAATCTTAAAAGATGGACATATACTGTAGCGGAcattttttagattatttcaagaggaataatacttatatacatatatttttggtatcgGGAACCGTTTTCGCAGCGCACGCAacggaagccctcaaggatgaataattttttccgtttttttcacattttccattatttcttcgtttctaatagttgcaccgtgatgttatatagcctaaagccttcctcgataaatggtttattcaacacaaaaagaatttttcaaatcgaacctgcagttcctgagattagcgcgttcaaacaaacaaacaaactcttcagctttataatataatatagattattattataaattatagatGTCCAAGATTCAGGGacctagttaaaaaaatctatattttccATGTTGACCTGCTCGGGATCGAACTGGAGACCTTCTGACAGACCACGCCCCTGATGCGTCATCGTCGATCGACGCCAACCCGCTACTTGGGACGTTGGTACACACCggaattaagattaatttattggCTATACAGATAAGCCGCGacaaccgtgtggttcctggcaccaatagaaaaaaaaaataggatcccttcatctctttcccatacatgtcgtaaaaggcgaccaagggataggttGTAAACCTGGGCTTACAACCTGtgactttttgaatctcaattctatcataaagctaaacagtggaacgtggcctatcagtctttttaagactgttggctctgtcttcaccGGAATggatatatatgtgtatgtatgctatACAGATAAAATAAGGTAAAATAATCACAACTTATTTCGTTTCGTAAAAAGGTGTAATGtgagaaattattaaaataaaaacacttaGTTCTAGAATCAAGATGTCAACGCACAATCTCAATCCCCTAGCCAAACATACGAGTAAAATCCAtcgtgtattttttattggttagaaacacaaattcaaaataacgtatatttttacactaaacagttaatattaaaataaaaacatttaaaagtgCGAATAAGGAACACGCTAACCTAAATAAGAGAAAAGTACCATTGGacacattttattgtaaaattgagttactattaaataattcattagtctaataaaaaaaaaatataagtccTGTAAACTGAGAATACTTTAAAGAAAACAGTACAAAAAAAGATCATGAAAAATTTTCACCACCTCTAGAAGTGAACTTGTATATTATAGGAGAgagtctctttttttttaacgaacACAAGGAAGATTTTTCTTGATCAAAGTTTAAGACTACTGTTTTGCAAGCTAATTAAGAGTGATGAggttttaacaatttttactcAAGATAGCCAAGGTCTCGGTAACTCTGAATTAAACCTACTATCTTTCTCTTAAAAAGACCAACTGATTCAGTATCTAAATTAGTGACTGACAAATCTTCAgtcattttcttaaaattttcgGGATCAGAAATTTCTGTGTTCATTGCATCCTTTAATTTAGCAGCGTCTTCTGATTTCCTAATTAACATCGAATGAGACATTATTACTACAGCTAGATATAGCTTAGAATATTTTCTCAAATCTGCATCAAGTTGATTTCTGGGATATACTTCGTTAACATCGAGATTAAATTTTTGGAGACATTTCTCTAATTCTGAGTGATAAAAGTCTATCCATTCGTGGAAATGCTGATGCCTTGTATTATAATCTGTACAGTTAAATATCATGTACTGAAGGTCATTTACAGGACTTCCTAACTTAATCATCTGGTAATCGATAAAAACCACCTCCTTTGGGACGTTTTTCTGAAACATGATAagagtaaattttaataaatacaaaaatagactggtcacaaaattttaatacattctaCTTATCACTATTAGAGAagtaaaaatacacattttgACGTGTCAATGCCTTACAGGATAGACCGAACCCGTACCTATTtgtctatttataaatgtgtgATTATTCTTGTGTATTAAGGAATGTGGGATAGCAATACATCTGAATCTCACTTAGATCTTACATCTTGTGACTTTTAGGTATGTCTAgtccgtaagggataatgacttattttttctgattgaaaTCTGTATTATAAGTACATTTACAAATTGGTTTCTTGTTAGGTGTCATTCGTtcgatttttgtttttttaaccttcacagaaagtaattataatgatGTTAAGACCCATATACAACGCATTTTcataaactttatattatttgaataattgaATAGTGAAGGTATAACCATAAAACTCACCTCAAACTGGAACATAATGTTATTGGTCCAAGCGTCACCATGTACAACAACAGAAAACCTGGAATTGAGTTCTTCTTCATAGACCTTCTCATGGTGGTCAAACATTTTAGAGACTGTACCACGTACTGCTTCCTTATCTAGGTCACTATCTAGTACTGAAATCGTGTCATTCTCaagatttttgaaataatacttaaaGTCAGGATTGGCACCCAAAAATCTGTAGAAATTTCCACCTAACTTGCCAATTAATGAGTCGAATATTTTAGGATCTTGTTTCTTTAATACAAACGATAATGAATGATAGTTTGCAAAGTTCTTGAGAATAACTTTGATGTGTTCATTTGGCAGTGGCGTGAATCGATCTAGCATTTTTAATCCTGATTCTCTGAGATCTTCCAGCAGTATAATTTCATTCGGTGGTTCTAAAAATGTTTCGTAGCACTCGGGGTAACGAAATATTTCATCATTTGGCAATCCTGCAGCTCGCTGTATGTCAACAAATTTAGGTAATATATCATTGTACATGACACACTCGTTTCCGAAAAGTAGGACTGTACCCATtgtatttcttaataattctACAGTGGGTGCAATTTTTGCCACTATTTTGAATGTATCTCCATTACGAAGttctacaattatttttttaacattagcAGCATAGTTATCACCGGCTTGTCCAAGTGTTTCAATGCGAACTTTTTCAACTTTTAGACCTCTGTTTTCTAACACTTCACTTATTAATTCTTTCTGACGTGGCGTCAAGCTATCAAGTTCTCCTTCAAACATTTTTGCCTTAATATttcgacataacaataatctTTTGTAGACATAAAATTGGCTTTTATACTTTTCTGCTATCAGCAAAGTATAAAAGCCAACTTTATATCTACAAAACCCTAtgctttgataaaataatgtacacaATCATCATAAgttgaatattttgttaatttgagTTTCATTAATGCTAAAACAACTGAaccgataaaaatataaggtaggtatttatatcacaatcaaaacattatatttatccTTATCATAATTAACCTATTAATTGGTAAAGATgatgtaatttgttataattttgttacaaattgtTAAGATTCAAACAAGTTAATAACAAACACCTTTTACAGCATTTAAGTTTTGACCAACagaataatgatttaaaagaAGCGatcattttgatttaataagtaggtatctttgattattttttcataagttATTTGTGTGTCTCaacagaaaaacaaatatattttttttttaaaaaaagtgttttgccaatgttaaatttcatcaatatcgGTTCTGTGGTTAAGGCGTGAAAGCTTAAATGGTCAGAGTAAGTTTCGTATTTATGGTATAAGTTAGGATTTAGAATGTacagtaaaagtaaaaacatagCCAAAATGCAGCTCTCTCACCGCTGAATGCAAACGAttaaaaattgagattaaaagctattacttaattttctttgaatcATCAAACTAAACGTGCCCTTCGAGTCTttagactattggctctgtctacccccataagaccacctacaaaaagagaCAAATTTATGGCcactacaaaagaatacaggtttttcgcaaataccACTAACAGGAACTATCGTTTTTACTGagatgaaaggtaccctatatgcttctccagactcttaattatatacgtGATAGATCAAGCAGATTAATTTGGTAGATAACCCGCGAATGGTAATTTTACTGGTTAtatactgaattaatcttaaactataaatcattttttttaatatacatacagactTAAGTATTtacacatctatatcccaagcggggtagacaaagctaacagtcttgataagaacGAAAGGCAAAGGGCACGTTCatctaatatttataatgaaattgacattgaaatagggacaggttgttcgcccattgcctacaaacataatcccaaatttgttagcctaccccttagtcgccttttacgacatcatagGTAAGACACGGATTATAGATAgtagaataatataaaaaatgatttaaattaaaaaatgtttaatattagttgggattcta is from Amyelois transitella isolate CPQ chromosome 21, ilAmyTran1.1, whole genome shotgun sequence and encodes:
- the LOC106135578 gene encoding uncharacterized protein LOC106135578; the protein is MAEFTFEGEVDSLSPRQREFISELLQKRGLKVQKVQIETLGKAGDNYVANFKKIIAVLENGQTFDMIAKVAPTNEIVRATMGTVVLFGNECLMYNEVLPKFVDLQRAAGISEEEFFRSPECYGTLMEPLNEILLLENLKESNFEMLDRFTPLTNEAVKQILKKFALLHSLSFALKKEDPDKFDSYSKRFQDFFALLSANPEFREYLASIERDTISILDSDVYKKAVRGSISQLVEHSAKIFKYERNLRYSVVIHGDGWTNNFMFRLEENIPVEAVLIDYQLSKIASPVTDLQYMIFSSTDHNTRHQHYYEWIDFYHSELDKCLANFGLKANYVYPRDQLDADLRRYSKVFFSSSILLLTVLIRKTEDAAKMKEAMESNQDLQDISATIQTSSLDQESVALFKRKIENLVDSYREFGYLD
- the LOC106135581 gene encoding uncharacterized protein LOC106135581, encoding MFEGELDSLTPRQKELISEVLENRGLKVEKVRIETLGQAGDNYAANVKKIIVELRNGDTFKIVAKIAPTVELLRNTMGTVLLFGNECVMYNDILPKFVDIQRAAGLPNDEIFRYPECYETFLEPPNEIILLEDLRESGLKMLDRFTPLPNEHIKVILKNFANYHSLSFVLKKQDPKIFDSLIGKLGGNFYRFLGANPDFKYYFKNLENDTISVLDSDLDKEAVRGTVSKMFDHHEKVYEEELNSRFSVVVHGDAWTNNIMFQFEKNVPKEVVFIDYQMIKLGSPVNDLQYMIFNCTDYNTRHQHFHEWIDFYHSELEKCLQKFNLDVNEVYPRNQLDADLRKYSKLYLAVVIMSHSMLIRKSEDAAKLKDAMNTEISDPENFKKMTEDLSVTNLDTESVGLFKRKIVGLIQSYRDLGYLENMAEFKFEGEVEILTQKQKDLVTEVLQTRGLKATKVRIETLGQAGDNYIANVKKITAVLDNGKIFKMIAKVAPTNEILRATMNASVLFGNECIIYNEILPEFTALQKAAGLSHEECFRFAECYGTLMEPLSEILLLEDLKDSKFEMLDRFTPLTNESIRHILKNFAVLHSLSFALKKQDPDKFIAYSKQLQDFYSKLSGKQHFQAYLDNMEKGMISMLDSDFYKGAVRGTISKLAEHWQKISALEKDLRYSVVTHGDAWTNNILFRVEENVPVEAILIDYQMSKVGNPVNDLMYLLFSSTDHITRHEHFYEWLDYYHSEMDKSLNNFDLKASDVYPREQLDADLRRYSKVSFCTAIMVFNVLIRQSEDASKMKEAMSSNAELKELMETVQSANLNPEYVVLFKNKMENLIDSYNEFGYLD